A single genomic interval of Candidatus Dependentiae bacterium harbors:
- a CDS encoding triose-phosphate isomerase, whose protein sequence is MKKNFTIISNWKMYLDTIEELKFATINYDNFIKLTNSENKIILCPSFLSLSSINQIFKSTDICIGAQNCSTHLNGNFTGQISVESFNKLGIKYSIIGHSETRREFNESNIDIANKFSRLIDFGITPILCIGEELEEKKSGKTLDVLTKQLDPIFKIMENSYNKLNHLELLIAYEPIWAIGSGIIPDQDYLENIFSWLHKNFSGLRNKIVFTLLYGGSVNAENVKFLKNIKNIDGFLIGKSSLDFQEFEKIVKYGI, encoded by the coding sequence ATGAAAAAAAATTTTACAATTATATCAAATTGGAAAATGTATTTGGATACAATTGAAGAATTAAAATTTGCAACGATAAATTATGATAATTTTATTAAGCTGACTAATTCAGAAAATAAAATTATTTTATGTCCATCTTTTTTAAGTTTAAGCTCAATAAACCAGATATTTAAATCAACAGACATTTGCATTGGTGCGCAAAATTGTTCTACACACTTAAATGGAAATTTTACCGGTCAAATTTCAGTAGAAAGCTTTAATAAATTGGGTATTAAATACTCAATTATAGGCCACTCGGAAACTAGACGTGAATTTAACGAATCCAATATTGATATTGCAAATAAATTTTCAAGATTAATAGATTTTGGCATAACACCAATTTTATGCATAGGTGAAGAGCTTGAAGAAAAAAAATCCGGCAAAACTCTAGATGTGTTGACAAAACAATTGGATCCAATATTTAAAATAATGGAAAATTCTTATAATAAATTAAATCATCTTGAATTATTAATAGCTTATGAGCCAATCTGGGCAATAGGTTCAGGAATAATTCCGGATCAAGATTATTTGGAAAATATATTTTCTTGGTTACATAAAAATTTTTCCGGGCTTAGAAATAAAATAGTTTTCACTCTTTTATATGGCGGCAGTGTTAACGCCGAAAATGTAAAATTTTTGAAAAATATTAAAAATATAGATGGTTTTTTAATAGGAAAATCAAGTTTGGATTTCCAAGAATTCGAAAAAATAGTAAAATATGGCATTTGA
- the secG gene encoding preprotein translocase subunit SecG, translated as MTTFLIVLFVILSLFLALFILIQQGKGDMGLGGLGGGGQMLFGGSGGQSFFEKLTWIMGAIFIFGALGLSILKTKETAKSRLSHFTTSQTQTSSQENNTKPSENDTK; from the coding sequence ATGACAACTTTTTTAATAGTATTATTCGTTATACTAAGCTTATTCTTAGCATTGTTTATATTAATTCAACAAGGCAAAGGCGATATGGGCCTTGGCGGGCTTGGCGGCGGAGGACAAATGCTATTCGGTGGTTCAGGCGGACAAAGCTTTTTTGAAAAGCTTACATGGATAATGGGTGCCATATTTATATTTGGAGCACTTGGCCTTAGTATTTTAAAAACAAAAGAAACCGCAAAATCAAGACTTAGTCATTTTACAACAAGTCAGACTCAAACAAGTTCTCAAGAAAATAATACAAAACCTTCTGAAAATGACACAAA